GCCGTGCCCCGGCCCGATTTCGTGTTTCTGGCCGTCGCCATGGCGCTGCTGCCGGGCTGGGTGGTCGGGCTGGTCATGGCGGCGGTGGTGCTTTCGGGGCTGATGATCCTGTCGAGCGTGTGCCTCGCGATTGCGCCGCTGTTCACGCGCAACCTCGTGCCCGGCCTCGGCAATCGCGCGCAACAGGGCTGGTCGAAGGTGGTCATCGCGGTGTTCCTCGCGCTCTCGATCCTCGCCACGCAGGCCAAAGTACCGCTGATCGCCACGCTCAACAACGTGTTCTACTTCGGCATCGTCCAGACCCTGCCGGGCTTTGTCGGGGCGCTGCTGGTCGCCCGGATGCCCGCGCGCGGGGTTCTGGCCGGGATCGGGGCGGCGGGGGTGTTCATCGTCTGGGTCCGTCTGGCGGGCATCTCGCCGGGCGGGATCAACCCCGGCCTGATCGGCCTTGCGATCAATGCGCTGGTAGTCGCCGCCTGCACGGCGCTCTGGCCGCGCGAGGGAGGCCGCGCGATCATCGGGCGGGACTGACGCCCTCTTTATCTGACACCCTGCAACCGGATAGGAGCACGCATGCGCGAAGAACTGGCCGATCTGAGTGGAGCGGAACTGTCCCGCGCCTTTGCGACGCGGGCGCTGTCTCCGGTCGAGGTGATGGCCGATGTGCTGGCACGGGTGGAGCGGCTCGAGCCCGTGCTCTGCGCGACATGGGCGCTCGATGCGCAAGCCGCGATGGAAGGCGCGCGCGCCAGCGAACGCCGCTGGCACGCAGGCACCGCGCGCAGCCCGCTCGACGGCATTCCCGTCACCCTCAAGGAACTGATCGCCACCCAGGGCTGCCCCAAGCCGGTCGGCACCGCCGCCACCGAACTCGTCCCTCAGACCGCCGATGCCCCGCCCGCCGCGCGCCTGAACGAGGCCGGTTGCATCGCCTTTGCCAAGACCACCGTGCCCGATTACGGCATGTTGTCCTCGGGCCTGTCGAGCTTCCACAAGCTGGCTCGCAATCCGTGGGACATCACGCGCAATCCGGGCGGATCGAGCGCCGGGGCGGGCGCGGCGGCGGCGGCAGGCTATGGCCCGTTCCACGTTGGCACCGATATCGGCGGCTCGGTGCGCCTGCCCGCCGGGTGGTGCGGCATCTTTGCCCTCAAGCCGAGCAACGGGCGCATCCCCATCGACCCGCCCTATATCGGCCGCGTTGCCGGGCCGATGACCCGCACGGTCAGCGATGCAGCGATGATGATGACCGCGCTCAGCGGCCCCGACCCGCGCGATTTCATGGACCTGCCGCCCGAAATGCTGCCGTGGATGGACCTCGATGCCGACGTGAAGGGCCTGCGCATCGGCCTCATGCTCGATGCGGGCTGCGGCGCGGCGCCCGAACCCGACGTGGTTGCCGCCATCGAGGAGGCCGCGCGCCTATTCGAGGCGGGCGGCGCCCATGTCGAGCCGGTCGCCCCGTTCATGACCCCGGCCATGCTCGACGGGCTCGACCGGTTCTGGCGCACGCGCTTCTGGGCCGAAACGAAAGACCTGCCCCCCGAACGCTATGAAAAGATCCTGCCCTATATCCGCGCCTGGGTCGAACCGGCGGCGGGGTACACCGGGCTGGACGTCTACACCGGCTTTGACCAGATCATGCAGATGCGCGAACGCGGGCGGGCCTATCAGTCCTGTGACCTGCTGCTCTCGCCGGTCGCGCCGATGCCCGCCTTTGCCGCCGACCTGCCCTCGCCGACCAACGACCCGGCGCGCCCGTTCGACCATATCGGCTTTACCGTGCCCTTCAACATGACCGAACAGCCCGCCAGTTCGATCAACTGCGGCTATAGCGCCGAAGGGCTGCCGATCGGGCTCCAGATCGTGGGCCGCCGCTTTGCCGACATGGACGTGCTGCGCGCCTCGCGCTGGTACGAACAGGCGCGCGGGCCCCAGCGGCCCTGGCCGCTCAGCCTCGAACAGGGGGTTCAGGGCTGATCCGAAACTATAGTTTCGGATCGTCCGGCACCGGCCCACTCCCCCACCCGACCTCTCATAGGGTACTATTGTTGGGAGGTCGGGTGGGGGAGTGGGCTGGTGCCGGACCGAAATTCGCCCCTTCGGCGAATTTCGAATCAGACTCTCAGATCGAATCGTAAAAGGCCTGTTTCAGTCCGGCACAGGCCCGCAGGCCCCGCAGCGCCCGCGAATCTCGACGACCGGGCGCACGTCGGCAAAGCCCGCGTCGCGGGCCGCCTCGCGCAGGAGGCCGGTCAGCCTGTCGTCGTCGAGGTGGGTCGCCTGCCCGCAGGCGTCGCAGATCAGGAAGATGCAGTCGTGGCGGCAGCCCGGATGGGGGTTGGCCACATAGGCATTCGCGCTTTCCACCCGGCGCGCCAGATTGGTGCGCACGAAAAGGTCGAGGATGCGATAGACGCTGTTGGGCGCCACGCGCTTGCCGCGCGCCTGCCCGACATGTTCGGCGATGTCGTAGGCCGAGGCCGGGCGCGGCTGCGCGACGAGCGCGGCGAAGACATCGGCGCGCATCCCGGTCCATTGTTCGCCGGCAACGGTCAGCGCCTCGCGCGCTGCATTGACCAGCCCTTCGCCGGCATAGTCGTGATGATGATGGTGCCCGCCCATGGCCTGTCAGATAGGGACGAGCCCCTGCTTATGCAAACCGGTTTCGGGCCGATCCGGGCACAAATCCCGCGCGCATCGGGCACGCGGGACAGCGGTTCAGCGCGAAGCCGAAGCCAGCGCGACCGACGACATCGTGGGCGCCATCGGGGCAGCGGCGCGGGCCGCTGCGGGCGACGAGGTTGCGGCCAGCGCCAGAGTGCGGGCCTCGCTCATCATGGTCACGCCCATACCCACGGTTCCGATCACGAAACCGACGAGGAGCGAGCGGAAAAAATCCTTGCGAAACAGACCCATGACGACAACCTGTCCAATATTCAGTTGCAAACAGCTACGGTTTAGCCGCCTGCGGTCGCGCCCTTACCTCGCAAGCCTCGCGATCGCCCCCATCTATCGACGAAGCGTTCTTTTTTATCGATGAACAGAGTTTTCGAATGGTACTTATGTCATTTTACGGATGCATCAGGCCCGAAGCCTGACCCAGACCGGCGCATGATCGCTGGCCTTTTCCCGCCCGCGATAGGCCTTGTCGACGCCCGACTCGACCAGCCGGTCGGCCAGTTCGGGCGAGAGCAGCGCATGATCGATGCGGAACCCGTGGTCGCGCGGCCAGGCCCCGGCCTGATAGTCCCAGAACGTCCAGATCCCGCCGCGCGGATGATGCAGGCCAATCGCATCGGTCCAGCCATCGCCGAGCAGGCGCGCATAGGCATCGCGCGAGGCCGGCTGCATCAGCGCATCGTCGGCCATCGCCCGCTTGTCCCAGATGTCGCGGTCGTGGGGGATCACGTTGTAGTCACCCAGCACCAGCGCGGGGACTTCCTCCGCCCAGATCGCATCCATGCGCGTGCGCAGCCGCTCCATCCAGCGCAACTTGTAGTCGAACTTGGGGCCGGGCTGCGGGTTGCCGTTGGGCAGGTAGATGCACACGACCCGCACCCCGAAGACATCGGCCTCAAGGTAGCGCGAATGGGCATCGTCGGGGTCGCCCTCCAGCCCGCGCTGCACTTCGACCGGCTGCTCCCCGTCGGCGAGGATGGCCACGCCGTTGAAGCCCTTCTGGCCGTGCCAGATCGCCTTGTAGCCGATCTTCTCGAATGCCTCGGCCGGAAAGCCCTCGTCCTGGGTCTTGATCTCCTGAAGACAGGCGACCTGTGGCCGGGTTTCTTCGAGCCATTCGAGCAGGCGCGGCAGGCGCGCCTTGATCCCGTTGATGTTGAAGCTGGCGAGTTTAAGCGTACCGGCCTGGCTCACACCGAGAAACTCGCGCCGCAGCCACAGCCCGAGGCCGCGTTGGGGTTGGTCACCCGGAAGGCCGCGCCGCCCAGCGACTCGACGTAATCGACCGTGGCCCCGGCCACGAGGTCGAGGCTCATCGCATCGACCACCAGCCGCACGCCATCGGTCTCGACCACGGTATCCTCGGCGTCCGGCTCGCCTTCGGCAAGGCCGAAGCGATACTGGAAGCCCGAACACCCCCCACCCTCGACGGCGAGCCGCAGGATGGCAGGGCGGGCCTGCTTGGCGGCAATCGTGGCCACGCGCGCGGCGGCCGAAGGGGCGAGAATGATCGGGGGCTGGCTCATGCACAGCGAGATAGGCGCAGGCGCGGCCCGGCTCAAGAGGCAGGGACCAGCTCAGGGAGACAAGCCCGGGAAAGTGCTGTGCAGATGGTAAAGCCGGCAACCGGGCCGACTACGGGGGGCCAAACGACAGGGGATGCAATCCGGGCCATTGGCTTCTAACACCATGCGCCATGAGCACACCGATCCCGCCCACGTTCCACATGGGGCCCCACGGGCTCCGCCTCGCGACCCGTTTCCTGCCCGCACGCGATCCGGCCCACGCACTGGCCCACACACTGGTCCATTCAGGCGCGCCCGCGCTGGTCTTCCTGCCCGGCTACATGTCGGACATGACCGGGACCAAGGCCGAAGCCCTGTTCGACTGGGCCGCCCGGCAAGGCCATGCCTGCCTGTTGATGGACTATTCAGGCTGCGGCCAGTCGGAAGGCGATTTTGCGGACGGCACGCTCTCGCGCTGGCGCGACGAGGTCGTCGCGATGATCCGCGCCCACAATCTGGGCAAAGTCGTGCTGGTCGGATCGAGCATGGGAGGCTGGCTGATGCTGCTGGTCGCCCGCGCGCTGGGCAGGCAGGCAGCGGGCCTCGTCGGGCTGGCCGCCGCCCCCGATTTCACCGACTGGGGCTTCACCGAACAGGAAAAGGCCGCGCTCGCCAGCGGCCAGACGCACTATGAAGAAAGCCCCTATGGCCCGAAACCCACGCCCACCCATGCCGCGTTCTGGGCCGATGGCGAGGCGCTCCACCAGCTCGACACCGAGGTTCATGGCCCGATTCCCTTCGACGGCCCGGCCATCCTGATCCACGGTCAGGCCGACGAGGTCGTGCCCTGGGGCCTGAGCCTGCGTCTGGCCGAGGCCCTGCGTTCAGCCATGGTGCAGGTCCACCTGATCAAGGACGGAGACCATCGCCTGTCGCGCCCGCAGGACATCGCCGTTCTGCTCGACACGCTCGCCCGCCTTCTGGCCCATCCCTGAACGGGTCCCCCGAACCTAGAGCCCTCACCCTGATGCTTCTGGCCACCCTCCTTCTTGCCACCGCACCCGCGCCCCGCCCCCTCGATACGGTCTGGCGTCAGGTCGGCCCCAATCCCAAGGCCCAGCAATTTTCGGACCTGCCGATTCCGGGCCATCACCGCCCCCGGTCGAGCGATCCGCTCACCCCGGTTCAGCCCGATGGAGCCCGGCCTGATCGCGCCCCGGCCCCTGCCCGTCATGACCGTCTGGCCGATTGCCTGAATATCGGGCGCGACAATCCGGCCATGGCCGTCAGCCTTGCCGAACACTGGCTGGCCGAAACCAAAGTGCCGAGCGAACATGTCCGCGCCGACCAGTGCCTGGGCATGATGCTGACCCAGCAGAACGACTTCACCGGCGCGATGGGCGCCTTTGCCGATGCGGTCAGCCAGATTCCGGCCTCGCAGGCGGTCGGCGCGGTGCCGCTCATGGCCATGGCGGGCAATGCCGCGCTGGGCGCGGGCAAGCCGCAGGACGCGCTCACCTGGCTCGACCGCGCGCTCGCCGTGCCCGGTTTTGCCGACAATCCGGCCCGCGCCGCGATGCTCAACGACCGCGCCCGCGCGCTCGTCGCGCTCGGGCGCACCGCCGATGCGGCCGCCGCGCTGGGCCAGGCCCATACCCTCGCCCCCG
The genomic region above belongs to Novosphingobium sp. IK01 and contains:
- a CDS encoding tetratricopeptide repeat protein, whose translation is MLLATLLLATAPAPRPLDTVWRQVGPNPKAQQFSDLPIPGHHRPRSSDPLTPVQPDGARPDRAPAPARHDRLADCLNIGRDNPAMAVSLAEHWLAETKVPSEHVRADQCLGMMLTQQNDFTGAMGAFADAVSQIPASQAVGAVPLMAMAGNAALGAGKPQDALTWLDRALAVPGFADNPARAAMLNDRARALVALGRTADAAAALGQAHTLAPDNAESWLLSATLARRDKNLTQAQHDIETAARLDPRNPAIGVEAGVIAELSQREDAARQSWQSVVAMAPDSDEAQVARGYLEQIGAAPTSTSSAPKKAQAEAITR
- a CDS encoding Fur family transcriptional regulator, coding for MGGHHHHHDYAGEGLVNAAREALTVAGEQWTGMRADVFAALVAQPRPASAYDIAEHVGQARGKRVAPNSVYRILDLFVRTNLARRVESANAYVANPHPGCRHDCIFLICDACGQATHLDDDRLTGLLREAARDAGFADVRPVVEIRGRCGACGPVPD
- the erpA gene encoding iron-sulfur cluster insertion protein ErpA; its protein translation is MSQPPIILAPSAAARVATIAAKQARPAILRLAVEGGGCSGFQYRFGLAEGEPDAEDTVVETDGVRLVVDAMSLDLVAGATVDYVESLGGAAFRVTNPNAASGCGCGASFSV
- a CDS encoding alpha/beta hydrolase, coding for MSTPIPPTFHMGPHGLRLATRFLPARDPAHALAHTLVHSGAPALVFLPGYMSDMTGTKAEALFDWAARQGHACLLMDYSGCGQSEGDFADGTLSRWRDEVVAMIRAHNLGKVVLVGSSMGGWLMLLVARALGRQAAGLVGLAAAPDFTDWGFTEQEKAALASGQTHYEESPYGPKPTPTHAAFWADGEALHQLDTEVHGPIPFDGPAILIHGQADEVVPWGLSLRLAEALRSAMVQVHLIKDGDHRLSRPQDIAVLLDTLARLLAHP
- a CDS encoding amidase, coding for MREELADLSGAELSRAFATRALSPVEVMADVLARVERLEPVLCATWALDAQAAMEGARASERRWHAGTARSPLDGIPVTLKELIATQGCPKPVGTAATELVPQTADAPPAARLNEAGCIAFAKTTVPDYGMLSSGLSSFHKLARNPWDITRNPGGSSAGAGAAAAAGYGPFHVGTDIGGSVRLPAGWCGIFALKPSNGRIPIDPPYIGRVAGPMTRTVSDAAMMMTALSGPDPRDFMDLPPEMLPWMDLDADVKGLRIGLMLDAGCGAAPEPDVVAAIEEAARLFEAGGAHVEPVAPFMTPAMLDGLDRFWRTRFWAETKDLPPERYEKILPYIRAWVEPAAGYTGLDVYTGFDQIMQMRERGRAYQSCDLLLSPVAPMPAFAADLPSPTNDPARPFDHIGFTVPFNMTEQPASSINCGYSAEGLPIGLQIVGRRFADMDVLRASRWYEQARGPQRPWPLSLEQGVQG
- the xth gene encoding exodeoxyribonuclease III, whose amino-acid sequence is MSQAGTLKLASFNINGIKARLPRLLEWLEETRPQVACLQEIKTQDEGFPAEAFEKIGYKAIWHGQKGFNGVAILADGEQPVEVQRGLEGDPDDAHSRYLEADVFGVRVVCIYLPNGNPQPGPKFDYKLRWMERLRTRMDAIWAEEVPALVLGDYNVIPHDRDIWDKRAMADDALMQPASRDAYARLLGDGWTDAIGLHHPRGGIWTFWDYQAGAWPRDHGFRIDHALLSPELADRLVESGVDKAYRGREKASDHAPVWVRLRA